Proteins co-encoded in one Taeniopygia guttata chromosome 4, bTaeGut7.mat, whole genome shotgun sequence genomic window:
- the DCTD gene encoding deoxycytidylate deaminase isoform X6, with amino-acid sequence MSGPQPGQQRNGEASCKKREDYLEWPEYFMAVAFLSAQRSKDPSSQVGACIVNSENKIVGIGYNGMPNGCSDDVLPWTRTGANRLDTKYPYVCHAELNAIMNKNSADVKGCSMYVALFPCNECAKLIIQAGIKEVIFMSDKYHDTTEMTAARRMFDLAGIIYREFKPKCNKIIIDFDSINSRPSQKLL; translated from the exons ATGAGcggcccccagcccggccagcAGCGGAACGG TGAAGCATCCTGCAAAAAAAGAGAGGATTATTTGGAATGGCCTGAATATTTTATGGCAGTAGCTTTTCTGTCAGCACAAAGAAGCAAGGATCCAAGCTCTCAG GTTGGTGCCTGCATTGTAAATTCAGAAAACAAGATTGTTGGAATTGGCTACAATGGGATGCCTAATGGTTGCAGTGATGATGTACTACCTTGGACAAGAACAGGAGCAAATAGACTAGACACAAAATATCCTTATG TGTGCCATGCCGAATTGAATGCCATCATGAACAAAAACTCAGCTGATGTGAAAGGCTGCAGCATGTATGTTGCCTTATTTCCATGTAATGAATGTGCAAAGCTCATCATCCAGGCAG GCATAAAGGAAGTTATTTTCATGTCTGACAAGTATCATGACACTACAGAAATGACAGCTGCACGGCGGATGTTTGATTTGGCAGGTATTATATATAG ggaattcAAGCCAAAGTGTAACAAGATCATCATTGACTTTGATTCAATTAACAGCAGACCAAGTCAAAAGCTTCTGTGA
- the DCTD gene encoding deoxycytidylate deaminase isoform X5: MSGPQPGQQRNGSEASCKKREDYLEWPEYFMAVAFLSAQRSKDPSSQVGACIVNSENKIVGIGYNGMPNGCSDDVLPWTRTGANRLDTKYPYVCHAELNAIMNKNSADVKGCSMYVALFPCNECAKLIIQAGIKEVIFMSDKYHDTTEMTAARRMFDLAGIIYREFKPKCNKIIIDFDSINSRPSQKLL, translated from the exons ATGAGcggcccccagcccggccagcAGCGGAACGG CAGTGAAGCATCCTGCAAAAAAAGAGAGGATTATTTGGAATGGCCTGAATATTTTATGGCAGTAGCTTTTCTGTCAGCACAAAGAAGCAAGGATCCAAGCTCTCAG GTTGGTGCCTGCATTGTAAATTCAGAAAACAAGATTGTTGGAATTGGCTACAATGGGATGCCTAATGGTTGCAGTGATGATGTACTACCTTGGACAAGAACAGGAGCAAATAGACTAGACACAAAATATCCTTATG TGTGCCATGCCGAATTGAATGCCATCATGAACAAAAACTCAGCTGATGTGAAAGGCTGCAGCATGTATGTTGCCTTATTTCCATGTAATGAATGTGCAAAGCTCATCATCCAGGCAG GCATAAAGGAAGTTATTTTCATGTCTGACAAGTATCATGACACTACAGAAATGACAGCTGCACGGCGGATGTTTGATTTGGCAGGTATTATATATAG ggaattcAAGCCAAAGTGTAACAAGATCATCATTGACTTTGATTCAATTAACAGCAGACCAAGTCAAAAGCTTCTGTGA
- the DCTD gene encoding deoxycytidylate deaminase isoform X3: MLRHPGRGRRPRSAAPGEDAGSEASCKKREDYLEWPEYFMAVAFLSAQRSKDPSSQVGACIVNSENKIVGIGYNGMPNGCSDDVLPWTRTGANRLDTKYPYVCHAELNAIMNKNSADVKGCSMYVALFPCNECAKLIIQAGIKEVIFMSDKYHDTTEMTAARRMFDLAGIIYREFKPKCNKIIIDFDSINSRPSQKLL, from the exons CAGTGAAGCATCCTGCAAAAAAAGAGAGGATTATTTGGAATGGCCTGAATATTTTATGGCAGTAGCTTTTCTGTCAGCACAAAGAAGCAAGGATCCAAGCTCTCAG GTTGGTGCCTGCATTGTAAATTCAGAAAACAAGATTGTTGGAATTGGCTACAATGGGATGCCTAATGGTTGCAGTGATGATGTACTACCTTGGACAAGAACAGGAGCAAATAGACTAGACACAAAATATCCTTATG TGTGCCATGCCGAATTGAATGCCATCATGAACAAAAACTCAGCTGATGTGAAAGGCTGCAGCATGTATGTTGCCTTATTTCCATGTAATGAATGTGCAAAGCTCATCATCCAGGCAG GCATAAAGGAAGTTATTTTCATGTCTGACAAGTATCATGACACTACAGAAATGACAGCTGCACGGCGGATGTTTGATTTGGCAGGTATTATATATAG ggaattcAAGCCAAAGTGTAACAAGATCATCATTGACTTTGATTCAATTAACAGCAGACCAAGTCAAAAGCTTCTGTGA
- the DCTD gene encoding deoxycytidylate deaminase isoform X4, producing MLRHPGRGRRPRSAAPGEDAGEASCKKREDYLEWPEYFMAVAFLSAQRSKDPSSQVGACIVNSENKIVGIGYNGMPNGCSDDVLPWTRTGANRLDTKYPYVCHAELNAIMNKNSADVKGCSMYVALFPCNECAKLIIQAGIKEVIFMSDKYHDTTEMTAARRMFDLAGIIYREFKPKCNKIIIDFDSINSRPSQKLL from the exons TGAAGCATCCTGCAAAAAAAGAGAGGATTATTTGGAATGGCCTGAATATTTTATGGCAGTAGCTTTTCTGTCAGCACAAAGAAGCAAGGATCCAAGCTCTCAG GTTGGTGCCTGCATTGTAAATTCAGAAAACAAGATTGTTGGAATTGGCTACAATGGGATGCCTAATGGTTGCAGTGATGATGTACTACCTTGGACAAGAACAGGAGCAAATAGACTAGACACAAAATATCCTTATG TGTGCCATGCCGAATTGAATGCCATCATGAACAAAAACTCAGCTGATGTGAAAGGCTGCAGCATGTATGTTGCCTTATTTCCATGTAATGAATGTGCAAAGCTCATCATCCAGGCAG GCATAAAGGAAGTTATTTTCATGTCTGACAAGTATCATGACACTACAGAAATGACAGCTGCACGGCGGATGTTTGATTTGGCAGGTATTATATATAG ggaattcAAGCCAAAGTGTAACAAGATCATCATTGACTTTGATTCAATTAACAGCAGACCAAGTCAAAAGCTTCTGTGA